Below is a genomic region from Microbacterium sp. KUDC0406.
CACTGGCAGAAGTCGGCGAGGCGACGTGCCGGATGCTGCGGATCGGTGACGTCCACGATCGCATCCGCCGTGGTGTCGGCCAGGTCGTCGTCGGTCGCGAGCCAGATGCGGAAGTGCCACAGCCAGCGGGTGCGCCCCGCGAGCAGCGACCTGTCGCCGGAGACGATCGTCACCGCATCCGCTCCGTCTGTGCGCAGCGGGGTGACGAGCTCGGTCCGCAGCGCGTCCTCGGACCTGCCGTCCTGTGCGATGGACGACGCGATGACATCGCGGCGGGCGAATGCGGCGGAGAGGTCGTCGGCGAAAGCTGCCGAGAGCGCGGCATCCGGGCTCGCGACGGCCACCAGTCGCGCACCGCGGCGATGGCTGTGCAGGAACTCACCTGCGATCTCATCGTGGACGGGCTGCCCGGTGACTGTCGCGCTCATCCCCTCAGGCTACGCCGGGACGGCCGCCGGGCACCCTGCGGGAGTCAACGCTCGACGACGACGCCGTCCTCGTCGGCGTACAGCCGGGCTCCGGGCCGGAACACGACGTCGCCGAACGTCAGCGTGACGTCCACCTCGCCGGTGCCCTCCTTGCGGCTCCTGCGCGGGTTGGTGCCCAGGGCCTTCACGCCGAGCGGCATCCGCCCGATCGCGACGCTGTCGCGGATGCATCCGTGGATGACAACTCCCTCCCAGCCGTTGTCGACGGCGAGCTGGGCGATCATGTCGCCCATCAGTGCGGTGTCGAAGGAGCCGGCGCCGTCGACGACGAGCACCGACCCGTCTCCGGGGGTGGAGAGCAGCTCCTTGAGCACCACGTTGTCCTGGAAGCAGCGCACGGTGCGGATCGGGCCCTCGAACGCGGTCACGCCGCCGAAGGAGCGCAGCTGCAGGGGGAGGGACTGCAGGGCGTCGCCGTGCTGGTCGTAGAGGTCCGCGGTGGAGGTCATGGCTCAATCCTTTCAGTCACCGGTCGCCCGCGAGCGCCAGCGAGACGAAACGCTCTCAGGTGATCTGAAGGCGTTTCGTCTCGCTTCGCTCGCTCAACGACCGGTGGTGGTGCGGTCAGCTGAACTGGTTCATCGTGTTGTGCTGGCCGCCCGCCTTCAGGGCGGCGTCACCGGCGAAGTACTCCTTGTGGTTGTCACCGAGGTCGGAGCCGGCCATGTTCTGGTGCTTGACGGTGGCGATGCCGCCGCGGATCTCGCGACGCTGCACGCCCTTGACGTAGGCCAGCATCCCCTCGTCGCCGAAGTATCCCTTCGCCAGGTCATCGGTCGAGAGAGCCGCCGTGTGGTAGGTCGGCAGGGTGATCAGGTGGTGGAAGATGCCGGCGCGGGCGGAGCCGTCGCGCTGGAAGGTGCGGATCTTCTCGTCGGCCTGGCGCGCCAGCTCGGTGTCGTCGTACTCGACGCTCATCAGCCTGTCGCGGTCGTAGCCCGACATGTCCTCGCCCAGCTCGGCGAGTGCGTCGTAGGCCTGCTGACGGAAGTTCAGCGTCCAGTTGAACGACGGGCTGTTGTTGTAGACCAGCTTCGCGTCCGGGATCTCGGCGCGGATCGCGTCGACCATGCCGGCGATCTGCTCGACGTGCGGCTTCTCGGTCTCGATCCACAGCAGGTCGGCGCCGTTGCGCAGCGACGTGATGCAGTCCAGCACGACGCGCTCCTCGCCGGTGCCGGCGCGGAACCGGTACAGGTTGCTGGCGAGGCGCTTCGGCCGCAGCAGCCTGCCGTCACGCTTGATGACCACGTCGCCGCCTGCGAGATCGCCCTCGGCGATCTCCTCGACGTCGAGGAACGAGTTGTACTGGTCGCCGAGGTCGCCCGGATGCTGCGTCACGGCGAGCTTCTGGGTCAGGCCGGCGCCCAGCGAGTCGGTGCGGGCGACGATGATGCCGTTGTCGATGCCGAGCTCGAGGAAGGCGTAGCGGACCGCGTTGATCTTCGCGAGGAAGTCCTCGTGCGGCACGGTGACCTTGCCGTCCTGGTGGCCGCACTGCTTCTCGTCCGAGACCTGGTTCTCGATCTGGATGGCGCAGGCGCCGGCCGCGATCATCTTCTTCGCCAGCAGGTACGTGGCCTCGGGGTTGCCGAAGCCGGCGTCGATGTCGGCGATGATGGGCACGACGTGGGTCTCGTAGTCGTCGATCTGCGACTGGATGAACTCGGCTCCGGTTTCATCGCCGGCGGCGCGGGCGGCGTCGAGCTGAGTGAAGAGCAGGTCGAGTTCGCGGGCGTCGGCCTGGCGCAGGAACGTGTAGAGCTCCTCGATCAGTGCGGGCACGGCCGTCTTCTCGTGCATGGACTGGTCGGGCAGCGGGCCGAACTCGGAGCGCAGGGCGGCGACCATCCACCCGGAGAGGTAGAGGTAGCGCTTGTCCGTGGTCTTCAGGTGCTTCTTGATCGAGATCAGCTTCTGCTGCCCGATGAAGCCGTGCCAGACGCCGAGCGACTGGGTGTAGACCGACGAGTCGGCGTCGTACTCGGCCATGTCGCGGCGCATGATGTCGGCGGTGTACTGCGCGATCTCAAGTCCCGTGCGGAACCGGTTCTGCGCACGCATCCGCGCGGCGGCCTCGGGGTCGATGGCGTGCCACGGCGAGCCGTTGCGATCCTTCAGCGCCTGGATGGCGTCGATGTCGTCCTGGTAGCGGGTCATTTCTCTGTCCTTCGTGGGTGTGCAGGCGGGCGGTCGAGGCGTTTCGTCTCGCTTCGCTCGCTCAACGGGCGGGGTATGGACGGGGTGGAAGATCAGGCGGTCTCGACGAGGAAGCGCGAGTACGCCGGCAGGGTCAGGAAGGCGGGGAACTCGGGTCGCAGCGCCACCTCGCGGAACACCTCGGCGGCATCGTCGAACCGGTTGCCCTCCTGGGTCCCTGAGCCTGTCGAAGGGCGCCAGGTGGCGGAGAGCATCTCCGAGATCAGGCCCTCGACGTACTCGGGGGTGATCGGGGTGCCGTCCTCGACGGTCTGGCTCTGGTGGATCCACTGCCAGACCTGCGAGCGGCTGATCTCGGCGGTGGCGGCGTCTTCCATCAGGTTGTCGATGGCGACGGCGCCGATGCCCCGCAGCCACGCCTCGATGTAGCGGATCGCCACGGAGACGTTGTCGCGAACGCCTTGAGCGGTGATCGGGCGTCCGATCCGCACGTCGAGCAGGTCCTCGGCGCGCACCCGCACGTCGTCGCGCTGCCGGTCCAGCTGGTTCGGCCGGTCGCCGAGCACGGCGTCGAACTCGGCCTGAGCGGTGGGGATCAGGTCGGGGTGCGCCACCCAGGTGCCGTCGAAGCCGTCACCCGCCTCGCGGCGCTTGTCAGCGGCGACCTTCTCGATCGCCCTGGCCGTCACCTCGGGATCGCGGCGGTTCGGGATGAAGGCGCTCATCCCGCCGATCGCGAAGGCCCCGCGGCGGTGGCAGGTCTGCACGAGCAGCTCGGTGTAGGCCCGCATGAACGGCACGGTCATGGTGACCTCGCTGCGGTCCGGCAGCACGAAGCGTGCGCCGCGGCCGCGGTAGTTCTTGATGATCGAGAAGATGTAGTCCCAGCGGCCGGCGTTGAGCCCTGCGCAGTGGTCGCGCAGCTCGAAGAGGATCTCCTCCATCTCGAAGGCGGCGGGCAGCGTCTCGATCAGCACGGTCGCGCGGATGGTGCCGTGCGGGATGTCGAGGTAGTCCTCGCTGAACGAGAAGACATCGTTCCACAGCTTCGCCTCCTCGCTGGACTCGAGCTTGGCGATGTAGAAGTACGGACCGCGGCCGGAGTCGATGAGCGCCTGCGCGTTGTGGAAGAAGTACAGTCCGAAGTCGACCAGCGAGGCCGAGGCATCCAGGCGGCGACCGGTGCGGTCGGTGAACGCGAGGTGCTTCTCGGGCAGGTGCCAGCCGCGTGGGCGCATCACGATGGTCGGGGTCTGCTCTGCGGTGACCCGGTATTCCTTGCCGTCGGCGCTGATGTGCACCAGCTCGCCGCGGATCGCGTCGCGCAGCGACAGCTGTCCGCCGATGACGTTGTTCCAGGTGGGGCTGGTGGCGTCCTCCTGGTCGGCCAGCCACACCTTCGCGCCGGAGTTCAGGGCGTTGACGGTCATCTTCGGATCCGTCGGGCCGGTGATCTCGACGCGGCGGTCCTCCAGGCCGGGGCCGGCTCCGGCGACGCGCCAGTCGGCGTCCTCCCGGATGTGCCGGGTGTCGTCTCGGAAGCGCGGGTCGTGGCCGTTGCCGATCTCGAAACGGCGGCGCATCCGGTCGGCCAGGCGATCGTGCCGGCGGCCGGCGAAGCGGTGGTGCAGCTCGGTGAGGAACGCCAGCGCGGCGGGCGTGAGGATCTCGTCGTACCGCTCGCGGACGGGACCCGCGACGACGATCGAAGGCCCCTGCTGGGTGGTCTGGATGGTGGGAGTGCTCATGACCGTGGTCCTCTCTGTGCTGCCGGTGGTGGCTTGACATCCACTCTGAGAGAAGTTCCAGCATCCGGCTGACCAGATCGAAGGAGAAGTTTGGCCGTAATTCTCTTTCGTGACAGAATCGGGGCTACCTGGGGTCGTTGAGCGAGCGAAGCGAGACGAAACGTCGTCACCGCGTTTCGTCTCAGTCGCTGCGCTCCCTCGCTCAACGACCGGAAAGCGAGGAAGCCCGTGGAAGACACCGACGCTCTCACGATCGGGCGGCGCATCCGGCAGCTGCGCACCGCGCGCGGGATGACGCTCGAAGAGCTGGCGTCCGCGGTCGAGCGGGCGCCCAGCCAGCTGTCCATGGTCGAGACCGGCAAGCGCGAGCCGAAGCTCACCCAGCTGCAGGCGATCGCCCGCGCTCTGGACACCACGATCGACGCGCTGCTCGAGGGTGAGCCGCTCGACGAGCGCAGCACGATGGAGATCGCCCTGGAGCGCGCGATGAAGGGGCAGACGTTCCGCGCTCTCGGCATCCCGTCGTTCCGCATCGCGAAATCGGTGCCGGATGACGCGCTCGCCGCGATGCTCGCCCTGCACGGCGAGATCGAGCGGCTGCGCGACGAACGTGCGGCGACGCCCGAGGAGGCCCGCCGCGCCAACGTCGACCTGCGCCACCTGATGCGCACGCAGGACAACTACTTCGAGGGTCTCGAGGCGGCGGCGCGTGAGATCCTGGTCGCCGTCGGCCATCCGGGCGGGCCGCTCACGCAGCGCACCGCGTCCGAGATCGCCGCCCACCTGGGGTTCACGCTGCACTACGCGCCGGACCTGCCACAGTCGACCCGCAGCGTGGCCGACCTCGCGAACGGCCGACTGTATCTGTCCAGCAGTGTTCCGGCCAAGGGCGATGCGCGCACCGCCGTGCTGCAGGCGCTGAGCAGCCGCATCCTCGGCCATGCCGAACCGCGCAGCTACGCGGAGTTCCTGCGCCAGCGGGTGGAGACGAACTACCTCACCGGCGCGCTGCTGGTGCCGGAGGCGCACGTCGTGCCGGTGCTGCAGGATGCCAAGGCCCGACGCGCGATCTCGATCGAAGACCTCCGCGACACCTACTCGGTGTCGTACGAGACCGCCGCGCACCGGTTCACGAACCTCGCGACCCGACACCTCGGCATCCCGGTGCACTTCCTGAAGGTGCACGAGTCCGGCACCATCACGAAGGCCTACGAGAACGACGACGTGAACTTCCCCACCGACCGGCTCGGGTCGATCGAGGGGCAGATGTGCTGCCGGCGCTGGACCAGCCGCGAGGTGTTCGAGGTCGAGGACCGGTTCAACCCGTACTACCAGTACACCGACACCGGCAACGGCACCTACTGGTGCACCGCGCGTGTGGAGCCCTCCAGCGAGGGGCTGCACTCGGTGAGCGTGGGTGTGCGGTTCGACGACACGAAGTGGTTCGTCGGGCGGGACACTCCCAACCGCGGGACCTCTCCGCACGCGACCGAGGTGTGCTGCCGCAGGGCACCTGCCGAGCTCGAGGATCGCTGGCGTCAGCGCTCCTGGCCGAACGTGCGCACCCCGCGCACGCTGCTGGCGACGCTGCCCACCGGTGCATTCCCCGGAGTGGACACCACCGACGTGTACGAGTTCCTGGAGGCGCACGCGCCGACGTGAGAGCTTTTCGCGTGAGTGTCGATTGGCCCGCGCCTCCCGCTGCGGCGCGCGCCGACGATCCGTCGGTGCGGGCGCACCTGCTCGGTCGCTCGGCCGACCTCCGGGCGGGCTGAGCGGCGGAATCCCGCAGTCAGGCCCGTGGGCGTGCGATGGCGTCCAGCAGCACGTCGAGCCCGTACTCGAAGGCCTCGTCGACGTCGCCGCCGAGACGGAACGCACCGGCCTGCTCCATCGTGCAGAAGCCGTAGATCCAGGCGGTGAACGTGCGGGCCGCGGGCAGCGGGTCACCGGACGCTGCGGCGGAGATGACGTCGAGCAGCGGGCGCAGCAGCGGTTCGCCGGCCTCGGGTGAGGGTGCGGCGGCGGCCGAGGGCGCGGCGAACAGCAGTCCTGAGACGCGCGGGGCCCGAGCGGCGAAGGCGCGCAGGGCGTGCGCCATCCGTCGCAGCCGTCCGGCAGGGCCTTCGCCCGGGGCGAACGGCTCCGAGGACATCTCCGTGACGAGCTCGCGGGCGGCATCCTCCGCGGCGAGGCGGAGCAGGCCGTGCCGGTCGGCGGCTCGCTTGTACAGGCTCGGCGTGCGGACGCCGACGGCGGATGCCACCGAGCTCATCGTGACGGCGTCGATCCCGTCATCCTCGGCGATCCGGCGGATGGCGGCGACGAGCGCCTCCTGGCTGACGCGCTGCGGTGCAGGCATGCGGTCCCCTTCCTGTGAATCGATCATAAGGCTATTGACATTAGCCTTCAAGGCTACTTGATGTAGCCATCATGAACGCAGAGATCCTCCGCATCGGCGACGACCTGGTCGCGATGCACGCCGTCCTCACGGATGCCGGCATCACTCTCGTCGACGCCGGCCTTCCTGGCGATCGCAAAGCGCTCGAGAGCACGCTGCGCGCCGCGGGCCGTGAGCTGTCCGACATCCGCGGTGTCGTGCTGACCCACGGCGACAGCGATCACATCGGGGTCGCCGAGTGGCTGCGCGCCGAGCACGGCGTGCCCGTCCACGTGCACGAGGCGGATGCCGCGCGGGCCAGGGGAGAGGTGAAGTCGCACGCCCCCGGCGGCGCCTGGAAGCTGGGCCCCGTGCTGCGCTTCCTCGGCAGCGGCATCCGACGAGGTGCGATGCGCAGCGTGCGGATCGGAGAGGTGCGCACGTTCCGGGACGGCGACGTGCTCGACCTGCCCGGCGCGCCGGAGATCATCGGGCTGCGCGGCCACTCGCCGGGCTCGGTCGCGATCCGCATCCCGTCCGCCGACGCGCTGTTCCTCGGCGACGCGGTCACCACGCGCAATGTGCTCACCGGGGTCGAGGCCGTCGCGCTCGGACCGTTCAGCGACGACCCGCAGCAGACTCCCGAGAGCCTCGAGCGGCTGCGCGGGCTGCCGGAGACGCGGCTCTTCCCCGGCCACGGGCCGGAGTTCCGCGGCACGGCCGACCAGCTCATCGCCGCGCTGGCCGTCACGCGGCAGGAGTGATGATCCGCAGTCCGTCGAAGCGGCGGAAGTCGCGGTCGAAGGTCGCCACCGGGCAGTCGTAGCCCAGCGCGACCGATGCGATGTACGCATCCGGTACGAGATTGCCGGTCGCCTGCGTCTCGATGCACAACGCGACCAGGTGCGTCGCTCCGTCGATCAACGGCGCAGCGGTGAGGTACGCGCCCGCAGACACCACATCGTGGATGAAGGCCGAAGCCTCGTCCAACCTCGAGGGAACGCGGAAGGCTCCCGGCAGAGTGACGATCCGCAGGAACCCGGTCCATACCGCATCCGGGACGACGATGTCGTCGGAACCCGAGAGCGCCTGTGAGAGCCACGGGAGCGCGACATCGTGATGCGGATGATCCTGGCGGAACGCCGCGATCAGCACGTTGACGTCGACGACGATCATGCGATCTCGGTGCCCATCGCCTCGTACAGACCGCGATTCGTGGTGAGATCGACGCCGGGCTGGGCGCCGCCGGTCGCTGCTGACACGGTCAGAGTCACTGGTCGTCGGGCAGGCCGAGATGCCGCGAGATCGCGCCGCAGCACCTCTTCGACATAAGCGCCGAGCGTCACGCCGGACTCCTGGGCGCGGGCCTTCGCCTGCGCGAGCAGGCGATCGTTGATCGAGAGGGTGGTGCGCATGATGCTGATCCTAGTGCATCACCTGCATCAGTCGGCGGCTGCCTGCAGCGTCGCCCACAGTTCGGCGCGGGCCGGGAACGTCGCGAGGTCGATCTGCAGGATGCCGGACGCCTGAGCGATGCGCGCCCGCAGCGTGTGCCGGTGGATGCCGAGCGCCGTTGCGGCCTGCTCGACGCGGGCGTCGTGCTCCAGCCACACCCGCAGCTGCTGCTCGAGATCCGGGTCGGCCTCGCGGAGCGGCGCGAGCCGGCTCTGCGCAGCGAGCCGGGCGTCGGGGCCGAGGGAATCCAGGATGCCCGGTGCTGCGGCGTACCGGATCACGCCCTCGCCCTGTCGCCGCAGTGCGGTCGCGGCCTGTGCCTCGGCGCGCGCGATGTCGTCGAGGTCACTGGGCTCGGAGAGCCCCAGCCTCGCAGCGAAGGCCGCGGCGAAGGCATCCACGGCCGCGACGTCGGCGGCGGAGAGCACCACGATGCCCTCAGCGACCAGTGCGTCGGTCGCGCGTCGCCGCCACCAGTCCGGATTCGCCGGAGCGTCGGTCGCCGCGATGAGCACCGGCTCGGCGGGAAGCTCGCGCACTCGGCGGGCCGCTCGGGTGGCTCCCTCGCGCAGCAGCGTCAGCACCTCGGCATCCAGCCGCCGCTCCCGCAGGGCGAGCCGCTCGCTCTGCTCCAGCGCCAGTCCGGCCATCGCGATCACCGACGTGACGACGGTGCGGGTCTCCGGGTCGAGGGCCGCCGCGCCCACGCCGATCACGCCGCGCAGTCGCCCGGTGCTGCCGAGCGTGAACAGCGTCGCGCCGCTCTCGCCGTGCTCGATCGTCTCGCTCGCGGTCGCCCCGCGTGCCAGCAGGGCCCCGGCATGCGCAGTCAGCTCGGCCGTCGCGGCGCCTGCGGGATGCTCGTGCACGAGTCCGCCGGCCTCGTCGAACATCGCCACTCCGCATCCCAGCCGGCGGGAGAGCTCGGTGAGCGCGGCATCCAGACCCTGCGGGCGCAGCGAGGCGATCGCGAGTGCCCGCTGCGCCTCCAAGG
It encodes:
- the rraA gene encoding ribonuclease E activity regulator RraA yields the protein MTSTADLYDQHGDALQSLPLQLRSFGGVTAFEGPIRTVRCFQDNVVLKELLSTPGDGSVLVVDGAGSFDTALMGDMIAQLAVDNGWEGVVIHGCIRDSVAIGRMPLGVKALGTNPRRSRKEGTGEVDVTLTFGDVVFRPGARLYADEDGVVVER
- a CDS encoding isocitrate lyase codes for the protein MTRYQDDIDAIQALKDRNGSPWHAIDPEAAARMRAQNRFRTGLEIAQYTADIMRRDMAEYDADSSVYTQSLGVWHGFIGQQKLISIKKHLKTTDKRYLYLSGWMVAALRSEFGPLPDQSMHEKTAVPALIEELYTFLRQADARELDLLFTQLDAARAAGDETGAEFIQSQIDDYETHVVPIIADIDAGFGNPEATYLLAKKMIAAGACAIQIENQVSDEKQCGHQDGKVTVPHEDFLAKINAVRYAFLELGIDNGIIVARTDSLGAGLTQKLAVTQHPGDLGDQYNSFLDVEEIAEGDLAGGDVVIKRDGRLLRPKRLASNLYRFRAGTGEERVVLDCITSLRNGADLLWIETEKPHVEQIAGMVDAIRAEIPDAKLVYNNSPSFNWTLNFRQQAYDALAELGEDMSGYDRDRLMSVEYDDTELARQADEKIRTFQRDGSARAGIFHHLITLPTYHTAALSTDDLAKGYFGDEGMLAYVKGVQRREIRGGIATVKHQNMAGSDLGDNHKEYFAGDAALKAGGQHNTMNQFS
- the aceB gene encoding malate synthase A, whose product is MSTPTIQTTQQGPSIVVAGPVRERYDEILTPAALAFLTELHHRFAGRRHDRLADRMRRRFEIGNGHDPRFRDDTRHIREDADWRVAGAGPGLEDRRVEITGPTDPKMTVNALNSGAKVWLADQEDATSPTWNNVIGGQLSLRDAIRGELVHISADGKEYRVTAEQTPTIVMRPRGWHLPEKHLAFTDRTGRRLDASASLVDFGLYFFHNAQALIDSGRGPYFYIAKLESSEEAKLWNDVFSFSEDYLDIPHGTIRATVLIETLPAAFEMEEILFELRDHCAGLNAGRWDYIFSIIKNYRGRGARFVLPDRSEVTMTVPFMRAYTELLVQTCHRRGAFAIGGMSAFIPNRRDPEVTARAIEKVAADKRREAGDGFDGTWVAHPDLIPTAQAEFDAVLGDRPNQLDRQRDDVRVRAEDLLDVRIGRPITAQGVRDNVSVAIRYIEAWLRGIGAVAIDNLMEDAATAEISRSQVWQWIHQSQTVEDGTPITPEYVEGLISEMLSATWRPSTGSGTQEGNRFDDAAEVFREVALRPEFPAFLTLPAYSRFLVETA
- a CDS encoding helix-turn-helix domain-containing protein, whose amino-acid sequence is MEDTDALTIGRRIRQLRTARGMTLEELASAVERAPSQLSMVETGKREPKLTQLQAIARALDTTIDALLEGEPLDERSTMEIALERAMKGQTFRALGIPSFRIAKSVPDDALAAMLALHGEIERLRDERAATPEEARRANVDLRHLMRTQDNYFEGLEAAAREILVAVGHPGGPLTQRTASEIAAHLGFTLHYAPDLPQSTRSVADLANGRLYLSSSVPAKGDARTAVLQALSSRILGHAEPRSYAEFLRQRVETNYLTGALLVPEAHVVPVLQDAKARRAISIEDLRDTYSVSYETAAHRFTNLATRHLGIPVHFLKVHESGTITKAYENDDVNFPTDRLGSIEGQMCCRRWTSREVFEVEDRFNPYYQYTDTGNGTYWCTARVEPSSEGLHSVSVGVRFDDTKWFVGRDTPNRGTSPHATEVCCRRAPAELEDRWRQRSWPNVRTPRTLLATLPTGAFPGVDTTDVYEFLEAHAPT
- a CDS encoding TetR/AcrR family transcriptional regulator — its product is MPAPQRVSQEALVAAIRRIAEDDGIDAVTMSSVASAVGVRTPSLYKRAADRHGLLRLAAEDAARELVTEMSSEPFAPGEGPAGRLRRMAHALRAFAARAPRVSGLLFAAPSAAAAPSPEAGEPLLRPLLDVISAAASGDPLPAARTFTAWIYGFCTMEQAGAFRLGGDVDEAFEYGLDVLLDAIARPRA
- a CDS encoding MBL fold metallo-hydrolase, translating into MNAEILRIGDDLVAMHAVLTDAGITLVDAGLPGDRKALESTLRAAGRELSDIRGVVLTHGDSDHIGVAEWLRAEHGVPVHVHEADAARARGEVKSHAPGGAWKLGPVLRFLGSGIRRGAMRSVRIGEVRTFRDGDVLDLPGAPEIIGLRGHSPGSVAIRIPSADALFLGDAVTTRNVLTGVEAVALGPFSDDPQQTPESLERLRGLPETRLFPGHGPEFRGTADQLIAALAVTRQE
- a CDS encoding TA system VapC family ribonuclease toxin, with the translated sequence MIVVDVNVLIAAFRQDHPHHDVALPWLSQALSGSDDIVVPDAVWTGFLRIVTLPGAFRVPSRLDEASAFIHDVVSAGAYLTAAPLIDGATHLVALCIETQATGNLVPDAYIASVALGYDCPVATFDRDFRRFDGLRIITPAA
- a CDS encoding PucR family transcriptional regulator; its protein translation is MDTTTPTLRTLLARPALKLRLLPAELPDRALDRPLRWVHSSDLADPTPFLADDLVLLTTGTQFEQTPVGDYVDRLAQRGVIGLGFGTDVHRAGVPDGLADACAERGIPLFEVPYGTPFIAVARAHAEAIAEQAYSRRTWALEAQRALAIASLRPQGLDAALTELSRRLGCGVAMFDEAGGLVHEHPAGAATAELTAHAGALLARGATASETIEHGESGATLFTLGSTGRLRGVIGVGAAALDPETRTVVTSVIAMAGLALEQSERLALRERRLDAEVLTLLREGATRAARRVRELPAEPVLIAATDAPANPDWWRRRATDALVAEGIVVLSAADVAAVDAFAAAFAARLGLSEPSDLDDIARAEAQAATALRRQGEGVIRYAAAPGILDSLGPDARLAAQSRLAPLREADPDLEQQLRVWLEHDARVEQAATALGIHRHTLRARIAQASGILQIDLATFPARAELWATLQAAAD